The window TTTTATATCATTTAGCCCAATGTTCTGTTTCAAAACGTCAATGTTTGTGTTAATAGGTTCAATACATGCAATTTGTGCTTGCGGAAATAGTTTGCTAAGGTAAACAGTTGTGAAACCTGCATTAGCACCTAAATCGAGAATGGTACGAATAGGCTGAGTCGAAGACAAAAAATAACAATTATGTTCAAACACTTCTGAGATGATAAAAGTGTCTGCACCTCCATTGTCTCTTATTATTAAGTCAATAGAGCCAATAGGGTAGGGATATTTAAATTTTACTTTGAATTTCGATTCGCGTTTAGGGTTTAGCTTTTTAGGAATACGATAGATCAATAGTAGCCATTTTATTCCGTTTATTAAACCTGATGTAATTTTTTTTGTATGCTTAATGTTTTTTAAAAAACTAGATATTTTCATTTTAATACCATAATAATTGTAGGCGGCGGGCTATTTTCCAACCGAAGATTTTTGTAATCAACTTGCCTATTTTACCACCTTGGAATCTCTTCCCTTGATAATTCAATTCTTTGCTTCTATTGCTACACAGTTCAAAGAGCTTTTTTTGTTTAGGATAAGATAAAAATGCAAGTTCCCAATATGATCTTGCCAATAAGTTAGCAAGCTGTTCATTTGGAAAGTGATCGATCAATAATTTTCGCTTCATTTCTATCGAATTAACCGAAGAAAGCAGCCCTTTTCTATTCTTGATACCTGACGATAAGCTTATCTGTCCCGAATGTTTTCTATACAAAACCATTGCGCTTTCTACATATATGATTTGGATTGATGCTAAGGCAACCCTTAAATAGTATTCTCCATCATCGTCAACGGAAAGGCTTTCATTCCAAGGATCAATTTTATCTAAAATAGTTTTTGGTGCCAACCACGAATGGATTTCTACCATCGTTCCTGGATAGTCTTTGGTGCCCCCAAATAGAATTTTAACAAAATCTTTAGGATTATTGAACTCGCTAAAGAAATTTTGCTTTGGGATTTCAGAAACATGTCCTTCTTTATTGAAAAAATGTATAGAAGGGCCGATAGCAACAGAATTTGGATTTTTTTCTAAAACATTAACCTGTAAGGCTATTTTTTGTGGCAACAACAGGTCGTCGGCATCTAAGAATTGAATATATTTTCCTTTAGATTTTTTAAGTCCGTGGTTACGGGCAGCACTGGCACCCAAGTTTTTTTGAGACAAGATAGTGATCCCATCGGTCTCAAATTTTTTGGCAATCTCGAGCGAATTGTCTGTTGATTCATCATCAACAATGATGATCTCTTTATTTGGCCAGGTTTGATTAATAGCCGATTGTATAGTTGCTGCTAAAAAAGCGGAGGAATTATATACTGGAATTATAATAGAAACTAAAGGTAGATTCACTAAACGCTGTTTTTTGTCTCCCTAAATATCATTGTCCATCTTTGTTTAGATTGAAGATTTATTAATGAATATTCTGGATTGAGCCAGGGCTCCTTGAGATATTTAATGTAAAGGTCTATATCATTATCTATTTCAATAATTCTCTCGATAAGTGGCGTAAAGTTGAGTTGATTAAATTGTAGTTTCATTTTGAGGTTGCGCCCCAAAGTTTTCAGCCTCCTGTCGAAACGATTTTTAAGCGAGTTAAAATGTTGTGGCCTGATATCGATAAAATTGCGTTGACCTTTAGATTCCAAGGTGTCAATCAGCCAATTGTTTCTCAGTTTAATATAGTCTGGGCAATTTAAAAAGCTTTGGGTATTAAAAACATCATCTATATGCATATCTCCACAATAAATAGGCAGGCTATTCACCAACATGGCATCATATAATTTCTCTGTTTGGTAGCCCGGATAAGCATAATTTTCAAAGGCAATCGTAAACTTGTATTGGCTTAAAAACTGGCGCTTTCTTTCCCATACCGTTCCTTTATATTGTGAATCGATTGAAGGCATATTATTCATTGATTTGCTTGGTGCATCGATTTTTTTATACTTTGATAGTTGTCTGAAAAATGATTCTCTATAGGGAACCTTGTTGGAATAGATGAAATTACAGAACTTCTTTTTCTCTGAGACGATCTTGTCTATCTCGTTGTCGTCAATTTTTTTTGCCAAAAGATTTGGATCAAAACCGTGCCATTGTATGCGATGGTATTTGGGATCTTGAATTTCTTCTTCTCTAGGCACGCCGAATGCCCACTCGCATGTCGACAAATCAGGGGTTATGTTTTCACAAAAATAGCCGATTCTTACGTAATCGCCCTTTTTTGGGATGTCGTTGCCATAAGGACCAAAAAGAATAAATTCGGGGTTTTGATTTTCTTCGATGAACTCAAACTCATCCTGTAGCTCAGAAAAGATTTCTTGTTGCGCAATTTCAAAGCTGATGCCGTTCTTAAATTGGATGTGAATTTTTTTGCGCATTAACATAAAGGTCTTTATTTGGTAGTTTCGGCTAAGATCGAACTTATTCTTTTTTGATAAAGACAAATTCTCCAGAGTTTGTGGCTTCTAATTGATTTTGGAGATATTGGTATATTTTTACCATTTCGTTAGCTGAGGGTTCCTGTCTGAAGTCTGTCTTTGATGGCTTATGTTTGCACAAAGCTTTACCAAAAGCGATTTTTATTTTTGACCACAATGAAATCTCCGCATTATCGCCAGCATATTCATAAAAACTATGAGCTTTTTTCCCCTGCCGCTCAATTTCCTTCCTATTTTTTAAAGCACTTATACTTTCATTGTGTGCTACAGATAATGCGTTATAACCAGTATAGTAGGTAATATTGGCTTGTAGATAACTAATTCTTAAACTATATTCCCAATCCATCATTACATATGAAGTATTGTAAAGCCCGATGTAAGCCAATGAGCTTTTTCTCACCAGCATGTGGACATCTCCGAAGGTAAAAGAGGCAACAGCGCCTTTTAGCCATTTTTGGTATTGACTGATTCGACTTGCTTTATGGACTTTAGTATGGTTTTGTAAAGAGCCAAATAAGTCGTTAGAAATTAAAACATCAATTTCAGGATGTGAAAGCATGTAGATAGCGCATTTTTTGATCGCGTTGTAATCAAAAACGTCATCATCTATTATTTTTTTTATAATGGTACCTCTTGCCAAGAGCATAGCCTTGTTCCAGCCATGAGCCTGTCCTTTATCTGGTTCTGAGACAAGCTGATGGATTTTTCCATTGTCTAAAAGTTCTTGAAGATATTCTTTGGTGCCATCATTACTGTTGCCATCAACAACTACAATTTCGTCCGCATCAGTTACTTTAGAAAGCAGTGTCTTTAAG is drawn from Pedobacter sp. HDW13 and contains these coding sequences:
- a CDS encoding glycosyltransferase family 2 protein, whose product is MNLPLVSIIIPVYNSSAFLAATIQSAINQTWPNKEIIIVDDESTDNSLEIAKKFETDGITILSQKNLGASAARNHGLKKSKGKYIQFLDADDLLLPQKIALQVNVLEKNPNSVAIGPSIHFFNKEGHVSEIPKQNFFSEFNNPKDFVKILFGGTKDYPGTMVEIHSWLAPKTILDKIDPWNESLSVDDDGEYYLRVALASIQIIYVESAMVLYRKHSGQISLSSGIKNRKGLLSSVNSIEMKRKLLIDHFPNEQLANLLARSYWELAFLSYPKQKKLFELCSNRSKELNYQGKRFQGGKIGKLITKIFGWKIARRLQLLWY
- a CDS encoding glycosyltransferase family 10 domain-containing protein gives rise to the protein MRKKIHIQFKNGISFEIAQQEIFSELQDEFEFIEENQNPEFILFGPYGNDIPKKGDYVRIGYFCENITPDLSTCEWAFGVPREEEIQDPKYHRIQWHGFDPNLLAKKIDDNEIDKIVSEKKKFCNFIYSNKVPYRESFFRQLSKYKKIDAPSKSMNNMPSIDSQYKGTVWERKRQFLSQYKFTIAFENYAYPGYQTEKLYDAMLVNSLPIYCGDMHIDDVFNTQSFLNCPDYIKLRNNWLIDTLESKGQRNFIDIRPQHFNSLKNRFDRRLKTLGRNLKMKLQFNQLNFTPLIERIIEIDNDIDLYIKYLKEPWLNPEYSLINLQSKQRWTMIFRETKNSV
- a CDS encoding FkbM family methyltransferase, producing the protein MKISSFLKNIKHTKKITSGLINGIKWLLLIYRIPKKLNPKRESKFKVKFKYPYPIGSIDLIIRDNGGADTFIISEVFEHNCYFLSSTQPIRTILDLGANAGFTTVYLSKLFPQAQIACIEPINTNIDVLKQNIGLNDIKAKVIEAAVSINDGYLQMALSNKDYGHKVEDIEFGKQLLNSKVYEVKGVSIPTVLADYQWEQIDLLKIDIEGYEGVLLTQNNEWLSKTNTIIIEIHEGVDLQNLKQIMISFSFKYFLERGGNFIFSKFEIK
- a CDS encoding glycosyltransferase, with the protein product MSFQISYIISTRNRLPFLQITLKTLLSKVTDADEIVVVDGNSNDGTKEYLQELLDNGKIHQLVSEPDKGQAHGWNKAMLLARGTIIKKIIDDDVFDYNAIKKCAIYMLSHPEIDVLISNDLFGSLQNHTKVHKASRISQYQKWLKGAVASFTFGDVHMLVRKSSLAYIGLYNTSYVMMDWEYSLRISYLQANITYYTGYNALSVAHNESISALKNRKEIERQGKKAHSFYEYAGDNAEISLWSKIKIAFGKALCKHKPSKTDFRQEPSANEMVKIYQYLQNQLEATNSGEFVFIKKE